Proteins from one Myxococcales bacterium genomic window:
- a CDS encoding ABC transporter permease translates to MLAYLARRMLWSAFTIWAVVTATFFIYNVLPEDPARVIAGPQARPADVARIRTQLGLDRPVHIRYARYMTGLVSFGKPPADLKNDSAWRLGPLGIDLGVSYLKRKPVTTLLAKALPPTLLVGFLALVIEVTLGAAAGVLAAMRRHGILDFGTVTLTLVGISAPTFLTGLLLQHFFARELRLFPLDGYGQTTAEQLHAAFLPALTLGLYGAAYYTRLVRDEMITLLKEDYIRTARAKGQREWVVVVRHALRNAMMPLVTVIGLSMGSLVGGAIVTEKIFRWPGIGALSVDAIVERDGPVIMGVVILFSTVVVLANFLVDLSYAVLDPRVRRR, encoded by the coding sequence ATGCTCGCCTACCTCGCGCGCCGCATGTTGTGGTCGGCCTTCACGATCTGGGCGGTCGTGACCGCCACCTTCTTCATCTACAACGTGTTGCCCGAGGATCCCGCGCGCGTCATCGCCGGACCCCAGGCCCGCCCCGCCGACGTGGCGCGCATCCGCACGCAGCTCGGGCTGGATCGGCCAGTCCACATTCGTTACGCCCGCTACATGACGGGGCTCGTGAGCTTCGGAAAGCCACCCGCGGACCTCAAGAACGACAGTGCTTGGCGGCTCGGACCGTTGGGCATCGATCTGGGAGTCAGCTACCTGAAGCGCAAGCCCGTCACCACGTTGCTCGCCAAAGCGCTGCCCCCTACCCTGCTCGTGGGTTTCCTCGCGCTCGTGATCGAGGTGACCCTCGGGGCTGCGGCGGGCGTGCTCGCGGCCATGCGGCGCCATGGCATCCTGGATTTCGGCACTGTCACACTCACGCTCGTGGGCATCAGCGCGCCGACCTTCTTGACCGGACTCTTGCTGCAACATTTCTTCGCGCGCGAGCTGCGGCTGTTCCCGCTGGACGGTTACGGTCAGACCACGGCCGAGCAGCTTCACGCTGCCTTTTTGCCTGCCCTCACCCTCGGCCTGTATGGCGCGGCGTACTACACACGACTGGTGCGCGACGAGATGATCACGTTGCTCAAAGAGGACTACATCCGCACCGCTCGCGCCAAGGGGCAGCGGGAGTGGGTGGTGGTCGTGCGGCACGCGCTGCGCAACGCGATGATGCCGCTGGTGACCGTGATCGGGCTCAGCATGGGCTCGCTCGTCGGGGGCGCCATCGTGACCGAGAAGATCTTCCGCTGGCCCGGCATCGGCGCGCTCAGCGTGGACGCGATCGTCGAGCGGGATGGGCCTGTGATCATGGGCGTCGTGATCCTGTTCTCCACGGTGGTGGTGCTGGCGAACTTCCTCGTGGATTTGTCCTACGCCGTGCTCGATCCCCGGGTGCGGAGGCGCTGA
- a CDS encoding ABC transporter substrate-binding protein, whose product MKTESRSGDRRGGAKGLASGIVCVLALGCSTGVAAPIGEDRDVPPTRGGVLRTAFFTDVRGLDAATAFDTAASAIESLIYDGLVSYDKEGKIVPVLAERIDKSPDGKRYVFPLRRGVTFHDGTELTASDVKRSIERALHVKTPCPVPSYYERIVGFSDYHDGKTDALAGVVVEGDYQIAILLSEPDATFLHIMALPIVAPVCKSAGKVWDRSFAGSPCGAGPFKVTRYENGQIIRMVRHQGYWQKGRPYLDGIDWFLSMQSFTQRFKFEQGDLDYIRELSEADSLLYRTSPAWKGRGEWEPSLTTGGTFMNTEMAPFDNRHVRRAVSYAIDREQVASVRPGHVQAHAKMVPNVLIPASADYPQQHYDYALALEEMRLAGFAYDPKTGQGGYPHEIPYLAILDSYAQTAAEVYQQQLARIGLRIKIQVVGWPTFLAKTGRRKTAPMGFSGWHADFPDPSTFFEPILASKSIQDEESQNAAFFSDKGFDDLLDRARRSTDDGERKELYRQAEAVVAREAPWATTYTYSYFEIWQPYVKGYRPHPVLSQYLRDAWLDDGGRKSVALSERCSGRRGVFDRLRCLGRDQARTTLALAGGGR is encoded by the coding sequence ATGAAGACTGAGTCGAGGAGCGGCGACCGCCGGGGCGGGGCGAAGGGCCTCGCCAGCGGCATTGTTTGTGTGCTCGCGCTCGGCTGCAGCACGGGCGTGGCTGCCCCGATCGGCGAAGATCGCGACGTGCCTCCCACGCGCGGCGGCGTGCTGCGGACTGCGTTCTTCACCGACGTGCGCGGCCTCGACGCCGCGACCGCGTTCGACACCGCCGCCAGCGCCATCGAGTCACTGATTTACGACGGCCTGGTCAGTTACGACAAGGAGGGAAAAATCGTCCCGGTCTTGGCCGAGCGCATCGACAAATCCCCCGATGGTAAGCGCTACGTCTTTCCGCTGCGCCGCGGCGTCACGTTTCACGACGGCACCGAGCTCACGGCGTCCGACGTGAAGCGCAGCATCGAACGCGCGCTACACGTGAAGACTCCCTGCCCCGTGCCGTCCTATTACGAACGCATCGTCGGGTTCAGCGACTACCACGACGGCAAGACCGACGCCTTGGCCGGCGTCGTCGTCGAGGGGGACTATCAGATCGCCATCTTGCTCAGCGAGCCGGACGCGACGTTCTTGCACATCATGGCCCTGCCGATCGTGGCGCCGGTCTGCAAGAGCGCGGGCAAGGTCTGGGATCGGAGCTTCGCTGGCAGCCCCTGCGGCGCCGGACCGTTCAAGGTCACGCGCTACGAAAACGGCCAGATCATCCGCATGGTCCGCCACCAGGGCTACTGGCAGAAGGGCCGCCCGTATCTCGATGGCATCGACTGGTTCTTGTCGATGCAGAGCTTCACTCAGCGCTTCAAGTTCGAGCAGGGGGATCTGGACTACATCCGCGAGCTGAGCGAGGCCGACAGCCTGCTCTACCGCACCAGCCCGGCCTGGAAGGGCCGCGGTGAGTGGGAGCCGTCGCTGACCACGGGCGGCACCTTCATGAACACCGAGATGGCGCCGTTCGACAATCGCCACGTGCGCCGCGCGGTGAGCTACGCGATCGATCGTGAACAGGTCGCCAGCGTGCGACCGGGCCACGTACAGGCGCACGCAAAGATGGTCCCCAACGTGCTCATCCCCGCGTCCGCGGACTACCCCCAGCAGCACTACGACTACGCTCTGGCCCTGGAAGAGATGCGACTGGCGGGCTTCGCGTATGACCCGAAGACCGGCCAGGGGGGTTATCCACACGAGATCCCCTACCTCGCGATCTTGGATTCTTACGCGCAGACCGCGGCCGAGGTCTATCAGCAGCAGCTCGCGCGCATCGGACTCCGCATCAAGATCCAGGTTGTTGGCTGGCCGACCTTCCTGGCGAAGACCGGCCGCCGCAAGACGGCGCCCATGGGTTTCTCCGGCTGGCACGCGGACTTCCCCGACCCCTCCACCTTCTTCGAGCCGATCTTGGCGAGCAAGAGCATTCAGGACGAAGAGAGCCAGAACGCAGCCTTCTTCTCCGACAAGGGCTTCGACGACTTGCTCGATCGCGCGCGGCGTTCGACCGACGACGGCGAGCGCAAGGAGCTCTATCGTCAGGCTGAGGCCGTCGTAGCGCGAGAGGCGCCCTGGGCCACGACCTACACCTACAGCTACTTCGAGATCTGGCAGCCGTACGTGAAGGGGTATCGACCGCACCCGGTGCTCAGCCAGTACCTGCGTGACGCCTGGCTGGACGACGGAGGACGGAAGAGTGTGGCGCTCTCGGAGCGCTGCTCCGGCCGCCGCGGGGTATTCGATCGCCTCCGGTGTCTGGGGCGTGACCAGGCCAGGACCACGCTGGCCCTCGCCGGAGGCGGTCGCTGA
- a CDS encoding ABC transporter permease, with protein sequence MFDPRAFRRFQKNRGAVIGTILVVFLVLFAVVGPVLAGHDPNLSDFGRGRDSGGALLGVSAGHWLGVDPLFRDSFSRLAHGARISLLVAFFATTISIVVGALVGLVSGYAEGTRAAGLDTALMRLVDVGLSFPYLLLVMAIGAAVGDTTIVTILMVLGLTSWFGTARIIRSKTIQVRHLDFIVASRALGQSTPAILARHILPNVAGPLIVIASASVAQMIIAESVLSYLQVGLPPPTATWGRMLLEGQRYYTVAPRLVLAPGIMIFLAVLGFNLMGEGLRDALDPHED encoded by the coding sequence ATGTTCGACCCGCGCGCCTTCCGTCGTTTCCAGAAGAACCGTGGCGCGGTCATCGGCACGATCTTGGTCGTCTTCCTGGTGCTGTTCGCCGTGGTTGGACCGGTGCTCGCCGGACACGACCCCAACCTCAGCGACTTCGGCAGAGGACGCGACTCGGGCGGCGCGCTCCTGGGGGTCAGCGCCGGCCACTGGCTCGGCGTCGACCCCTTGTTTCGGGACTCCTTCAGCCGCCTCGCCCACGGCGCGCGGATCTCACTCTTGGTGGCCTTCTTCGCGACCACGATCAGCATCGTGGTCGGTGCGCTCGTTGGGCTGGTGAGTGGGTACGCCGAGGGCACCCGCGCGGCGGGCCTCGACACCGCGCTGATGCGGCTGGTCGACGTGGGACTGAGCTTCCCCTACCTGCTCTTGGTGATGGCGATCGGCGCCGCGGTCGGTGACACCACCATCGTCACCATCCTGATGGTGCTCGGCCTGACGAGCTGGTTTGGCACCGCGCGCATCATCCGCAGCAAGACCATTCAGGTCCGACACCTCGATTTCATCGTGGCCTCCCGCGCCCTCGGCCAATCGACCCCGGCGATCCTGGCACGCCACATCTTGCCCAACGTCGCGGGCCCCCTGATCGTGATCGCGTCGGCCTCCGTGGCCCAGATGATCATCGCCGAGAGTGTGCTGTCGTATCTGCAGGTCGGCCTGCCACCTCCAACGGCCACGTGGGGGCGCATGCTGCTCGAGGGTCAGCGTTATTACACCGTCGCACCGCGCTTGGTGCTGGCCCCCGGGATCATGATCTTCCTGGCCGTGCTCGGCTTCAACTTGATGGGAGAGGGGCTGCGAGACGCGCTCGACCCACATGAAGACTGA
- a CDS encoding alpha/beta fold hydrolase, producing the protein MTERAHRDVLARGVRLRVAEDGTGAPVLYLHGLYLDHSTWRPLIRALGPDFHHVMPDLPGFGDSEKPPASRFAYDIGAFTDAIVDLYAGLALRRSIVVGHGLGGAVAIALAARHPELTSKLVLLDAAWHQPEPSWPTRVAAVPLLGGIVVKQLLGRVAFRTFFRRSLLAPNADLETARIDHYYDLFNTPAARGSALATLRRTADTRAISALTPRVETPTLVVWGRHDRICPAAFGQRLSREIRGARLELVDAGHCPQEERPEQVGAVIRRFLTDER; encoded by the coding sequence ATGACCGAGCGGGCTCACCGCGACGTCCTGGCACGCGGAGTCCGTTTGCGTGTTGCCGAGGACGGAACCGGGGCCCCCGTGCTCTACCTGCACGGCCTGTACTTGGATCACTCGACCTGGAGGCCCCTCATCCGTGCCCTCGGCCCGGACTTCCACCACGTCATGCCCGATCTGCCGGGCTTCGGTGACAGCGAGAAACCTCCGGCGAGCCGTTTCGCCTACGACATTGGAGCGTTCACCGACGCCATCGTGGACCTGTACGCGGGGCTCGCGCTCCGGCGCTCCATCGTGGTGGGTCACGGTCTCGGCGGCGCCGTGGCGATCGCGCTGGCGGCCCGTCACCCTGAGCTGACCAGCAAGCTCGTGCTGCTCGACGCGGCCTGGCACCAGCCGGAGCCCAGCTGGCCCACGCGTGTCGCTGCAGTCCCGCTGCTGGGCGGCATCGTCGTCAAGCAGCTGCTCGGGCGGGTCGCGTTCCGGACCTTCTTCCGCCGCTCGCTGCTCGCACCGAACGCCGATCTGGAGACTGCGCGCATCGATCACTACTACGATCTGTTCAACACCCCGGCCGCCCGCGGCAGCGCCCTGGCGACGCTGCGTCGCACGGCGGACACTCGCGCGATCAGTGCCCTGACACCCCGGGTCGAGACGCCGACGCTGGTGGTCTGGGGTCGCCACGACCGGATCTGCCCCGCGGCCTTCGGCCAGCGGCTTTCGCGAGAAATCCGCGGCGCCCGCCTGGAGCTCGTGGACGCGGGCCACTGCCCGCAGGAAGAGCGGCCAGAGCAGGTCGGCGCGGTGATTCGCCGCTTCCTGACCGACGAGCGCTGA
- a CDS encoding membrane dipeptidase: protein MPRLEYRNHRADPEAWARELGISREAVELYLASDVIDLHVDSFIWHRVGVYDLEKRHGHGLFGARFYSQVDFPRVLEAQLGGATWVITTNPARPAASRAETFVRNLAELRRVFSRVSEQFSLVRNVAEYRAARASGRHAAFIGVQGGNALDVEPEALDHLADGSVLRVTVVHLSSSSLGVTSSPLASRRDTGLTGRGREFVRGLNAKKIFVDLAHISKRGFWDAVEIHDKTQPLMVTHTGVSGVFEHWRNLDDAQLRAIADSGGTIGVMYQSSFLGDPLLGGRAESVVRHLAHIVKTVGADHASLGSDWDGAIWPPRDMPTCLELPRLVQRMLDAGMDSDTIQKILGRSFLRTVEALRG from the coding sequence ATGCCGCGGCTCGAATATCGGAACCATCGAGCTGACCCCGAGGCTTGGGCCCGCGAGCTCGGGATCTCCCGAGAAGCGGTCGAGCTCTACCTCGCGAGCGACGTCATCGACCTTCACGTCGACTCGTTCATCTGGCACCGCGTTGGGGTCTACGACCTCGAAAAGCGCCATGGTCACGGGCTCTTCGGTGCTCGCTTTTACAGTCAAGTCGACTTCCCTCGCGTGCTCGAGGCGCAGCTCGGCGGAGCCACCTGGGTGATCACCACCAACCCGGCGCGACCCGCCGCCTCCAGAGCCGAGACCTTCGTGCGGAACCTCGCCGAGCTCCGGCGGGTCTTCAGCCGAGTCAGCGAGCAGTTCAGCCTCGTGCGCAACGTCGCCGAGTACCGCGCGGCGCGCGCCAGCGGTCGGCACGCGGCGTTCATCGGCGTTCAGGGCGGCAACGCACTCGACGTCGAGCCCGAAGCGCTGGACCACCTGGCCGACGGCTCGGTGCTACGGGTGACGGTGGTGCACCTGTCGTCGTCGAGCCTCGGGGTCACCAGCTCTCCGCTCGCCTCACGGCGTGACACGGGCCTGACGGGACGCGGGCGGGAATTCGTCCGAGGGCTGAACGCCAAGAAGATCTTCGTGGACCTCGCCCACATCAGTAAGCGCGGCTTCTGGGACGCGGTGGAGATCCACGACAAGACCCAGCCGCTCATGGTCACGCACACCGGCGTCTCGGGCGTGTTCGAACACTGGCGGAACCTCGACGATGCGCAGCTCCGCGCCATCGCCGACAGCGGCGGCACGATCGGCGTGATGTACCAGTCGAGCTTCCTGGGTGACCCGCTCCTCGGCGGCCGGGCCGAGAGCGTCGTCCGACACCTCGCCCACATCGTGAAGACGGTGGGCGCCGATCACGCCTCCCTGGGCAGCGACTGGGACGGCGCTATCTGGCCGCCGCGGGACATGCCGACGTGCCTCGAGCTGCCGCGGCTGGTCCAGCGGATGCTCGATGCCGGGATGGACAGCGACACGATCCAGAAGATCTTGGGCCGGAGCTTCCTGCGCACGGTGGAAGCCCTGCGAGGCTGA
- a CDS encoding ParA family protein, whose amino-acid sequence MKPKPCCSICHAEFEVQFRYQAELRPRAGGGSPETLFFCSQACLAHSHAAATSGLVACDSCGSRFAVELAREVLYLAGRRHYACSETCRARIANASSADHRPSAGARPSRRPGSPRVLAVFNHKGGTGKTTTSVNVAAGLAARGERVLLVDTDGQGNVAVSLGVSAERSLYHVLVMGLPIRDAVTEVRPGLDLLPSNETLAAAELYLAGRRQRDRVLAERLASARESYDFIVVDCSPSLSLMNQNALCFADSVLCPVACDYLSLVGVRQVLRTIRQVNRLLGHPVALWGVLPTMFDSRARICHEALGTLREHFKERCLDPVRTAIKVKEAPAEGKTLREYAPGLGAAADYDKVVEKLLADTVGVTLTPELSRLGGVA is encoded by the coding sequence ATGAAACCAAAGCCGTGCTGCAGCATCTGTCACGCCGAATTCGAGGTCCAGTTCCGCTATCAAGCGGAGCTCCGGCCGCGGGCCGGCGGCGGTAGCCCGGAGACACTGTTCTTCTGCTCGCAGGCCTGCTTGGCGCACAGTCACGCCGCCGCGACGAGCGGCCTGGTCGCCTGCGACAGCTGCGGGAGTCGCTTCGCCGTCGAGCTGGCCCGAGAGGTCTTGTATCTCGCCGGGCGCCGCCACTACGCCTGCAGCGAGACGTGTCGCGCGCGCATTGCGAACGCGAGCTCCGCCGACCACCGCCCGAGCGCCGGAGCGAGGCCGTCGCGCCGCCCCGGGTCGCCACGTGTGCTCGCGGTCTTCAACCACAAGGGCGGGACCGGGAAGACGACGACGTCGGTCAACGTCGCCGCCGGCCTCGCCGCTCGTGGCGAGCGGGTCCTTCTGGTCGACACGGACGGGCAGGGCAACGTCGCGGTCTCGCTCGGAGTCAGCGCCGAGCGCTCGCTGTACCACGTGCTGGTGATGGGGCTGCCCATCCGCGACGCGGTGACCGAGGTTCGTCCGGGCCTCGATCTGCTCCCGTCGAACGAGACCCTCGCGGCCGCCGAGCTCTACCTGGCAGGCCGCCGACAGCGTGACCGCGTGCTCGCGGAGCGCCTGGCGAGCGCCCGCGAGAGCTACGACTTCATCGTGGTGGATTGCTCCCCGAGTCTGTCGTTGATGAACCAAAACGCGCTGTGTTTCGCCGATTCGGTGCTGTGCCCGGTGGCCTGCGACTACCTGTCGTTGGTCGGTGTGCGCCAGGTGCTGCGCACGATCCGTCAGGTGAATCGCCTGCTCGGCCACCCGGTCGCGCTGTGGGGCGTGCTGCCGACGATGTTCGATTCCCGGGCGCGCATCTGCCACGAGGCCCTCGGCACCTTGCGCGAACACTTCAAGGAGCGCTGCCTCGATCCGGTGCGCACCGCCATCAAGGTCAAAGAGGCACCCGCCGAGGGTAAGACCCTGCGCGAGTACGCCCCCGGCCTGGGCGCCGCCGCGGACTACGACAAGGTCGTCGAAAAACTACTGGCAGATACGGTGGGCGTCACGCTGACGCCCGAGCTTTCTCGATTGGGAGGTGTGGCGTGA
- a CDS encoding dihydrofolate reductase, whose product MTPARARCLQAIFAVAENGVMGRGGRLPWDYPEDREHFRRTTSGHVVLMGRRTWEEVGAPLPERTNIVVSRSFTPPPGVHAVPDLESALRLAFELDPEPFVIGGAVLLEAAMPHVRRVHLTRVPGAPAGDTHFDFDSDGFEQTSERQGSQGLVYFVLERP is encoded by the coding sequence GTGACCCCCGCTCGAGCGCGCTGCCTGCAAGCGATCTTCGCGGTCGCGGAGAACGGGGTCATGGGACGCGGAGGTCGCCTGCCCTGGGACTACCCGGAGGACCGTGAGCACTTCCGCCGCACCACAAGCGGTCACGTGGTGCTCATGGGGCGCCGAACCTGGGAGGAGGTCGGCGCGCCACTCCCCGAACGGACGAACATCGTCGTCAGTCGCTCGTTCACTCCGCCGCCCGGAGTGCACGCCGTGCCGGACCTCGAGTCCGCGCTCCGCCTCGCCTTCGAGCTCGATCCCGAGCCCTTCGTGATCGGCGGAGCGGTGCTGCTCGAAGCCGCCATGCCGCACGTGCGGCGCGTGCACCTGACTCGCGTGCCAGGGGCGCCAGCAGGCGACACCCACTTTGACTTCGACTCGGACGGGTTCGAGCAGACGAGCGAGCGGCAGGGCAGCCAGGGTTTGGTTTATTTCGTGCTGGAACGCCCCTAA
- the purH gene encoding bifunctional phosphoribosylaminoimidazolecarboxamide formyltransferase/IMP cyclohydrolase, with protein sequence MPIRRALLSVSDKTGLVDFARALAERDVALLSTGGTLAALKSAGIPVEGVESYTGSPEVMDGRVKTLHPRVHGGLLAREGTDEADLERIGARLIDLVVVNLYPFEQTLGRPDAAFDELIENIDIGGPSMLRSAAKNHARVTVVCDPEDYALVLAELEASGETSLASRRRLAAKVFAHTAAYDAAISGWLSAEGETDGWPRYLTLPMEKAYGLRYGENPHQSAAFYRERGAPAGSLARAESLGSGAKELSFNNLVDAEAALDAVRELEGPGAVVVKHTSPCGVAVATTLADAYRAARDADAMSAFGGIVALNREVDATTAALCAETFLECVIAPSFSSAALERLRQKSALRLLATGEWLGRDHHARTLKRVGGGYVLQSRDATGAGEVRAGKVVSARPPTETELLGLEFAWCACKHVKSNAIVLARPGETPGAFVTAGIGGGQTARVLAVEVACKTAAERARGSVLASDAFFPFPDGVEAAAAAGVTAVAQPGGSKKDADVIAAADRLGLAMVFTNVRHFRH encoded by the coding sequence ATGCCCATTCGACGCGCGCTGTTATCGGTGTCCGACAAAACCGGTCTCGTCGATTTTGCACGAGCGCTGGCAGAGCGCGACGTCGCCCTGCTTTCCACGGGAGGAACGCTCGCGGCATTGAAGAGCGCTGGCATCCCCGTCGAGGGTGTCGAGAGTTACACCGGCTCGCCCGAGGTCATGGACGGGCGGGTCAAGACGCTGCACCCCCGGGTACACGGCGGGCTGCTCGCCCGCGAAGGCACCGACGAAGCCGATCTGGAGCGCATCGGCGCTCGACTCATCGATCTGGTGGTCGTGAACCTCTACCCGTTCGAACAAACCCTCGGGCGCCCAGATGCGGCCTTCGACGAGCTGATCGAGAACATCGACATCGGTGGCCCGAGCATGTTGCGCTCCGCCGCCAAGAACCACGCCCGGGTCACCGTGGTGTGTGATCCCGAGGACTACGCCCTCGTCCTCGCCGAGCTCGAGGCCAGCGGCGAGACGAGCCTCGCGTCCCGCCGCCGCCTGGCCGCCAAGGTCTTCGCTCACACGGCGGCCTACGATGCGGCAATCAGCGGCTGGCTCAGCGCCGAGGGTGAGACCGATGGCTGGCCGAGGTACCTCACGCTGCCGATGGAGAAGGCCTACGGCCTCAGGTACGGAGAGAACCCGCACCAGTCGGCGGCCTTTTACCGCGAGCGCGGCGCGCCGGCGGGCTCGCTTGCCCGAGCCGAGAGTCTGGGCAGCGGAGCCAAGGAGCTCTCGTTCAACAACCTGGTCGACGCGGAGGCCGCGCTGGACGCCGTGCGAGAGCTCGAGGGCCCCGGGGCGGTGGTGGTCAAACACACGAGCCCCTGCGGCGTCGCCGTTGCTACGACGCTGGCCGACGCCTATCGCGCAGCGCGGGACGCCGATGCCATGAGCGCGTTCGGCGGCATCGTGGCCCTCAATCGCGAGGTCGACGCAACAACCGCGGCGCTCTGCGCAGAGACGTTCCTCGAGTGTGTCATCGCGCCGAGCTTCTCGAGCGCCGCCCTCGAGCGGCTGCGCCAGAAGAGCGCGTTGCGCCTGCTCGCTACCGGAGAGTGGCTGGGACGTGACCATCACGCGCGCACGTTGAAACGCGTCGGAGGCGGCTACGTGTTGCAGAGCCGCGACGCCACCGGTGCCGGGGAGGTGCGCGCGGGCAAGGTCGTCAGCGCACGGCCGCCGACCGAGACGGAGCTCCTCGGCCTCGAGTTTGCCTGGTGCGCCTGCAAGCACGTCAAGAGCAACGCCATCGTGCTCGCGCGACCGGGTGAGACGCCCGGCGCCTTCGTCACGGCAGGCATCGGCGGCGGGCAGACCGCGCGGGTGCTCGCCGTCGAGGTAGCCTGCAAGACCGCGGCAGAGCGCGCACGCGGTAGCGTACTCGCCTCCGATGCGTTCTTCCCGTTTCCGGACGGCGTCGAGGCCGCGGCTGCCGCAGGGGTTACCGCGGTGGCGCAGCCCGGCGGGAGCAAGAAGGACGCCGACGTGATCGCCGCGGCCGATCGACTCGGCCTGGCCATGGTGTTCACCAACGTGCGGCACTTCCGCCACTGA
- a CDS encoding RluA family pseudouridine synthase, whose protein sequence is MAAFPDSGASELALVRPPGIPEDAILRVVRVPAEAEGMRLDVFMAGQLRNTSRTRARSIVDNTAYSPAGKKLKHNDRVRAEDRVVLWRLPFEELDEPAPLPVVYEDEHLLVIDKPPLMAVHPTARHHHGTVMKQLEKTRPGEFFSLIHRIDRETSGLLLVAKTRASDRAFKKQLEDRSVAVSKGRAELDVEKDYLAITWGVPEAGFVELPLEPDTDNPLRVKMRVARQGGLEARTEVMLLDSVAGYALSRCRLHTGRQHQIRVHLAVTGTPIVGDKLYGPDERMLARAADGELTEADLRALELPRHALHAHRYRLTHAITGAQLELESPLAADLAAFWQSRAAAT, encoded by the coding sequence GTGGCAGCTTTTCCCGACTCCGGAGCCAGTGAGCTCGCGCTCGTGCGCCCCCCGGGCATCCCCGAGGACGCCATCTTGCGCGTGGTGCGGGTGCCGGCGGAAGCCGAAGGCATGCGCCTCGACGTGTTCATGGCCGGACAGCTGCGCAACACCAGCCGCACCCGCGCCCGCTCCATCGTCGACAACACGGCCTACTCGCCGGCAGGCAAGAAGCTCAAGCACAACGACCGGGTTCGCGCCGAAGATCGCGTCGTGCTCTGGCGTCTCCCGTTCGAAGAGCTGGACGAACCCGCACCGCTACCGGTCGTCTACGAAGACGAACATCTGCTGGTGATCGACAAACCTCCGCTGATGGCGGTCCACCCGACTGCCCGTCATCACCACGGCACCGTGATGAAACAGCTGGAAAAGACCCGCCCGGGCGAGTTCTTTTCGTTGATCCACCGCATCGATCGCGAGACCAGCGGCCTGCTGTTGGTAGCCAAGACCCGCGCCTCGGACCGCGCCTTCAAGAAACAGCTCGAAGACCGCAGTGTCGCGGTCTCGAAGGGGCGCGCCGAGCTCGACGTCGAGAAGGACTACCTGGCCATCACCTGGGGCGTGCCCGAAGCTGGCTTCGTCGAGCTTCCCCTGGAGCCCGACACGGACAACCCGCTGAGGGTGAAGATGCGCGTCGCAAGACAGGGCGGCCTCGAGGCGCGCACGGAGGTGATGCTGCTCGACTCGGTGGCGGGTTACGCCCTCAGCCGCTGCCGGTTGCACACGGGGCGCCAGCACCAGATCCGCGTGCACCTGGCCGTCACCGGCACTCCCATCGTCGGCGACAAACTCTACGGCCCCGACGAGCGCATGCTGGCGCGTGCCGCCGACGGGGAGCTGACCGAGGCCGATCTGCGCGCGCTGGAGCTGCCTCGCCACGCCTTGCACGCGCATCGTTATCGCCTCACCCACGCCATCACCGGAGCGCAACTCGAGCTCGAGTCCCCGCTCGCGGCAGATCTGGCGGCGTTCTGGCAGAGTCGCGCGGCCGCGACCTGA
- the argB gene encoding acetylglutamate kinase — protein MELLVEKAKILHEALPYIRRFHGRTFVVKYGGHAMVDAELKESFARDVCLLRYVGIRIVVVHGGGPQIDQMLARIGLDSSFQAGLRVTDDATMDIVEMVLGGAVNQDIVGLICKHGGRAVGLSGKDDHFMRAHRLAEVPAKDAAGGDVLVDLGRVGDVDEVEPRIVDKLLDSGFLPVIAPIAVDEAGLALNVNADTAAGRIAGALGAAKLVLMTDVDGVKDETGALLSSLDAAEAEALIARQVIRGGMIPKVRCALAAVSAGVEKVHIIDGRRSHALLLEIFTDHGVGTEIRRAG, from the coding sequence ATGGAACTGCTGGTCGAAAAGGCCAAAATTCTCCACGAAGCGCTGCCTTACATCCGGCGCTTTCACGGCCGAACCTTCGTGGTCAAGTACGGCGGGCACGCCATGGTGGACGCCGAGCTCAAGGAGAGCTTCGCCCGCGACGTGTGTTTGCTCCGCTACGTCGGCATCCGGATCGTGGTGGTCCACGGGGGTGGACCCCAGATCGACCAGATGCTCGCGCGCATCGGGCTCGACTCGTCGTTTCAAGCCGGCCTGCGTGTCACCGACGACGCCACGATGGACATCGTCGAGATGGTGCTCGGCGGCGCCGTCAACCAGGACATCGTCGGGCTGATCTGCAAACACGGCGGGCGCGCCGTCGGACTCAGCGGCAAGGACGACCACTTCATGCGCGCACATCGCCTGGCGGAGGTGCCAGCAAAAGACGCGGCGGGCGGCGATGTGCTGGTCGATCTGGGACGCGTGGGCGATGTCGATGAAGTCGAGCCTCGCATCGTGGACAAGCTCCTGGACAGCGGCTTCCTGCCCGTCATCGCGCCGATCGCGGTGGACGAGGCAGGCCTCGCGCTGAACGTGAACGCCGACACCGCGGCCGGGCGCATTGCCGGCGCCCTCGGTGCTGCCAAGCTCGTCCTGATGACTGACGTCGACGGGGTGAAGGACGAGACCGGCGCGCTGCTGTCGTCGCTCGACGCCGCCGAGGCCGAGGCGCTGATCGCTCGCCAGGTCATCCGCGGGGGCATGATCCCCAAGGTGCGCTGTGCCCTCGCCGCGGTGAGCGCTGGCGTCGAGAAGGTGCACATCATCGACGGGCGCCGGAGCCACGCTCTCTTGCTGGAGATCTTCACGGACCACGGCGTGGGCACGGAGATCCGACGCGCCGGCTGA